CCGAGCGATCGGAGCCAGAATCGTGAACAGTTTTGGCGTGACTACTTCCCTTCGCCCATAGGCAACGGCTAGCTTGCCTAGAAGAGGGAAGTCGAGCCCCTCGCTCACCAGGCCGCCTTCCCCGCATCCATCACTCAACGAGGAGAGATCATGCGGAAGCGCAAACTCGCCGTCGCGGCGGCGATCGCTGCTCTGCTGGCGGGCGTGTGGGCAGGCAGCCCCGCGCAGGCCAAGCAGCCGGCCGCGGCATTCGGGCAGGAACAGTGCGCGGCACTGACCGGCCTGGAGATCAGCAAGAAGGCCATCGACCTGCCGACGACGGGCGCGACGGTCACGCAGGCGCAATGGGTCGCGTCGCCCAACGGGCAATGCCGGGTGAACGGGGCGATCCACCCCGTCGATCCGGCGGCGCCCGACATCATGTTCCAGGTCAACCTCCCCGACAACTGGAACGGCCGCGCCCTCCAGATGGGCGGCGGCGGGCTCAACGGCACGCTCGTCAACGGGCTCGGTGCGTACCGCAATCAGCCTCCCGGACAGCCGACGCCGCTCCAGCAGGGCTACGTGACCCTCGGGTCGGACGGCGGCCACCAAGGCGCGGGCGGAAGCTTCGCCCTCAACGACGAAGCACTGCTCAACTACGGCCAGCAGTCGATCAAGAAGACGCACGACGTCGCCGTCTCGCTCATCGATGCGGCCTACAAGGCCAAGCCCTCGTACTTCTACTTCATCGGCTTCTCGCAGGGCGGCCATGAGGCGCTCGACGCCGCCGCTCGCTATTCGAAGGACTACGACGGTGTCGTGGCGGGAACGCCGACCTACAACGTCACGATGATGCACGCGGGACATGGCTCCGTCTACCGGGATGCGCTTTACGAGAACGGCGGCGCCGGCTGGGTGAATCCGGCGAAGCAGACGCTGCTCGTGAACAGCGTCTACGCGACGTGCGATCCGATCGACGGCGCCACGGACGGCATCATCTCGGACACGCAGGGATGCCTCGAGACGTTCGACGTGCAGACGCTCCGGTGCGCAGGCGGCGCCGATCTCGGCGACTCCTGCCTCTCCGATGCCCAGATCGCGACGCTCGACACCCTCGCGTCCGACAACGACCTCGGCTTCGAGATCGCGGGCAACAGCGTCGCGGCCAGATTCCCGGTCTACAACGGCGGCCTGCTCACCCTCGGCAGGTACAACCTCGGTCTGACACAGGTGCCGCACAATCCCGCGACAAGTCAGGATGCCTGGCACTACCAGGTCGGCGACACCAACGCGAAGTGGTTCGTCACGAAGGACCCGACGCTGAACTACCTGGACTTCGACATCCACGCGTATGAGGACCGGATCCAGGAGCTCGGCACGATCATGGACACGACCGACGTGAGCTTCCAGCAGGCGTTCGCCAAGAAGGTGAAAGTGCTGATGTACACCGGCATGGCCGATGACGGGGTCTCCCCTTACAACACGATCCAGCTCTACGACCGGGTGGTCGCCGACCTGGGTGAGAAGAAGGTCGACTCGTTCCTCAGGTTCTACACGATCCCCGGGATGAGCCATGGCTTCGGCCCCTTCGTCGCCGGCTGGGACTCGCTCACGGCGCTGCAGAACGGGGTCGAGAACGGCGTGGCGCCGGGGCCGCAGACCATCGTCGACACCAACGCTGCGACGGCGGGCCGCACCCGACCGCTCTGCGAGTACCCCACGTGGCCGAAGTTCACGGGTGCGGACTCGAACAGCGCGGCAAGCTTCACCTGCGTCCCCTGACCGGTGAGCGGATGCCTCGGCCTGGCGCCGCCCGGGCCGAGGCATCCGTCCGTCCGCACCGCAACGTCGGAGATCACCGCTTCTTCGGAGCTTCCGGGTTGAAGAGCTCCGACGTTGCGGCGATCTCCGACGTTGCGGCGGGCGAGGGGGTCAGCCCACGGGCTGCACCCACGGCGAGGGCGCGGGCGGCGCGACGACCGGCGGGCGGTCGTCGCACGTGTAGGGGTTGGGCAGGTAGTACGCGAGCCAGTTGGTGCCCGGGTGCCACTCGTTGCTGTCGACGCCGTCGTTGCCGCCGAGGTCGGTCGAGAAGAACGAAGTGTGCGAATAGGTCGGGTCGTCGAACGAGCCGCAGTTGTTGACGCCCCACCAGCCGATGTTGCGCACGTCGACGTTCTCGAAGGATGCCCCGCCCTTGACCCGCGCGCTCACGACCGACGTGCCCGCGCCGTCGACCTGGATGTCACGGAACTGCAGCCCGGTGAGGGTGTACTGATCCTTCACAGGCCAGTCGGAGACGAGCATGATCGCGTTGTACGTGCTGTCGAGGTAGTGGTCCCCGACGACCTGGATGTCGGCGTCGATGGACTTGTTGAGAACGTAGAACCAGATCGAGCCCAGGCCGATCTTCCAGTTGAGCTCGAAGGTGCCGGCGCGCGCCGTCGTGTTGCCGGAGAAGGTCAGCGACCCCGCGAAGGCGTGCGCGCCGAAGCGCGACCCCGCGTGCAGGGCGCTCCCCTCGCGGATCGTGTCGGCGACGAGGTTGTTCGACACCGTCGTGTCGGTGCCCCCGTAGATCGCGATGCCGTTAGCGAGCGTCGGCGTCTGCACCGTGTTGTGGTCGAACGTGTTGCGCGCATTCGTCGGGAGGTCGGCCTTCTGCTCCGCCCACGCGGCGAGACCGTCGTCCCCCGTGTTGCGGATGAAGTTGTTCCGCACGACGGAGTCGGTCACGCCGAGGTGCAGGTTCACGCCGTCGGCGATCTGGTCGACGATGACGTTGTCCTCGATCGTGACGTTCGACATGGGCCCGTCGAGCCAGATGCCGACCTTCGTGTGCTGGATGTGCAGGCCCGAGAAGCTCGAGTCGCTGAACGCACCCCCGATACCGTTGACCTGGTCGGTGTCGATGCGCTCGCGCACGTCGCCCTCGATCGCGAAGCCCGACAGGTGGACGTTCGAGCTGCCGCCGGCCGCGGCATCCTTCCCGTAGAAGCCGACGCCCGTGTGCAACGACCCGTCCGGCGACGGCGTCGCGAGCGCGACTTCGGAGCCCTTGATCTTCGTGTACCAGCTGCCGGCGCCTTCGATCGTCACGTCGTCGACGACGATGTGGCGGTCCACGCGGTAGATCCCCGGCGGAACGTAGACCGTGAGCCCGCGCGCCTGCGCGAACGCGATCGCCTTCTCGATGGCGGATGCCGAGTCCTTCCGTCCCGTCGGATCGGCGCCGAACAGCACGACGTTCGCGGCCTTGAGCGTGACGTACGGGAGGCCCACGAGCTCCGTGTCGAGAAGGTCGATCACGGTCCAGGCGACGCCGGCCGGTGCGGTGAGCCGGATGGTCTCGCCCGCCGCATACGTCTTGCCGAGCAGCAGGCGCTCCTCGTCGAAGAACTTCATCGGCCGGAACGGATGCGGCGGCTCGAAGCCCGGCTGGTCGGACTGCGGAACGCACCCGCACTCGGTGATCCACCAGTCCGGGTGCAGGAGTCCGGCGTCGGGATCGTTGGTGAACGGGTACTGGTTGTAAAGGTAGCCGTACTGCGACGTCATCGCGAGCGTGTGCTTCTTGTGCCCGGCCCTGACCTCGAGTGGCGCGGTGACGCCGCCGCCCTTCGAGGCATCCGGAAGGCTGTAGCGGACCGTGATCGCGTTCGCCGCCGCGGGGAGGGTGAACTCGACGTACTGTCCGGGAGCGAGTCGAACCGCTTTGCGACCCGAGGCCTCCGCCTCGAGCTCATAGGCTTCGCGGCTCGGTCCGATGACTGTGCCGTTCGTCACGGCGTTCTCGGCCTCCTGCTCGACGAACCCCACGTCGGCGCCGCGGCCCGCGACGAGCGCCGGATCGAGGGCGGCTCGCGTGACGACGGGCTGGGCAGGCGGCGTGGGCTTCGCGGCGAGCGCCGGCGACGCCGCAGTGAGCATCGCGACGGTGACGGATGCCGCGGCAGCCGCCGCGAGCAGGATCCGGGGACGTGTCATCTTCGACTCGTTTCAGGCGGGATGGGACGGGCGTCGACGCCCGCTCGCGGCTCAATCTAGGTGCGGGGATCGTGGTAGTTCAAGTGTTTGTTGTGTTTTGTCTCAATGCTGTCGATTTCTTGCATCGGATGCAACGGCATGCGGACCGCTTGCGCGACCATGCGTGGGCCTCCCCGCGCTAACCGAGACCGCAATGTCGGAGATCGCCGTTTCGTCGGAGCGCAGCACGGCGTGTCGCTCCGACGAAGTGGCGATCTCCGGCGCTGTGGCGGGCGGGGCTGCGCGACGGCCCGGCCGCGCGGCGACGGGGGGGCTAGAGCGACTCGGCGATGCGCTTGATCGCCGCGAGGCGGCGGTCCCACTCCGCGCCGATGGCGTCGAGGCGCTGGGCGGTCGCGGTGAGAGCCGCGCCGATGACCCGGTACCGCACCTCTCGCCCGACGCGGAAGGACTCGACGAGGCCGACCTCTTCGAGCACGGCCAGGTGCTTCGCGATGGCCTGGCGGGTCACGGGGAGGCGCCCGGCGAGGGCGGATGCCGAGGCATCCCCCTCACCGAGCGCCGTCAGGATGCTCCACCGGGTCTCGTCTCCGAGTGCGGCGAACATCGGAACGAGGGTCTCGGACGTCACGCGCCGCCCTCGAGGAGTGCGACGAGCTTGTCGAGCTCGTCGTTCCAGCCGACGCTGTGCGCGCGGAGGTTGGATGCCGGGTCCGACGTGTTCTCGAACCCCGACTCGACGACCGTGAGCTGCGTCCCGCCGTCGGCGGGCTCAAGAGTGAAGGTGAAGACGGTCGAGCGGGCGTCGTCAAGCTCGGCCGGCGGCGTGCCGAGCGCGTCGTCGTTGCCCCACCGGTAGGTGACGGAGCGCTCGGGGTCCAAGGCCTCGATCCGCAGCGGGACGGCGCCGTAGTCCGGGAAGGTCAGCGTCCCTCGGGCGCCGACGCCGCTGCCCTCGAACCGCGCCTGGCCGAACCATTGCGAGATGTGCTCGGGCGCCGTGACGGCCGACCACACCTTCTCGACGGGCGCGGCGACGTGGATCGTCCGGCGGACGGTGAACCGGTCCTCGTCGACGACGGAGACGGGATTGGCGGTCATGCTCATGATGATGGTTCCTCTCGGAGATCTATGCAACCCTTGCGTTGCAGTTTGTAGCAACCCCAGAGTTGCACATCGATCAGCTAAAAGCAACCCTAGGGTTGCATGTGCCTGGCAGGTCTTCGCCGCAGCGTCGGAGAAAGCCGCATCGTCGGAGCCGGGCCCGGCGCGCCGGTCCGACATTGTGGCGATCTCCGACATTGTGGCGGCGACCGCCGGCGCTGGGTCAGCCGCGGAAGGCGGGGATGCCGGTGATGTGCTGCCCGAGCACCAGCGTGTGCACCTCGTCGGTGCCCTCGTAGGTCCGTACCGACTCGAGGTTGTTGGCATGGCGCAGCGGAGAGTGGTCGAGGGTGATGCCGTTGCCGCCGAGGACGGCGCGGGCCTCGCGGGCGATCTCGATCGCGATGCGGGTGTTGTTGAGCTTCGCCGCCGAGATCATGTGCGGCTCGAGCGCCCCGGCATCCTTCCTCCGCCCGAGATGCAGCGCGAGCAGCTGCGCCTTCTGGATCTCGAGCGCCCAGTCGACGAGCTTCTGCTGCGTCAGCTGGAAGCCGGCGAGCGGACGGCCGAACTGCTGTCGCTCGAGGGCATAGGCGAGGGTCTCGTCGAAGCAGTCGCGCGCTGCGCCGACGGCTCCCCACGCGATGCCGTAGCGGGCCTCGTTGAGGCACGAGAACGGCCCCTTGAGACCGATGGCACCCGGCAGCACCGCGGTCTCGGGCAGCCGCACATCGCAGAGCTCGATGTCGCACTGGATCGAGGCGCGCATCGAGAGCTTCTGCCCGATCGGCGTCGCCCTGAAGCCGGGAGTCGAGGTCGGCACCACGAATCCCCGAACGCCCTCGTCCGCGCGGGCCCAGATGATCGCGACGTCGGCGATCGACGCGAGGCCGATCCAGCGCTTGGCGCCCTCGAGCACCCACTCGCCGCCCTCCAGGCGCGCCGTGGTGCGCATGCTCGCCGGGTCCGAGCCCGCGGTCGGCTCGGTGAGGCCGAAGCATCCGATCGCCTCGCCGCGCGCCATCCGCGGAAGCCACTCCTGGCGCTGCTCCTCCGACCCGTGACGGCGGATCGCGGTCATCGCGAGCGAACCCTGCACCGAGACGAAGGTCCGGATGCCGGAATCCCCCGCTTCCAGCTCCTGCATCGCGAGCCCGTACTCGACGGCCGATCGCCCGGCGCAGCCGTAGCCGTCGAGGTGCATCCCCAGAAGACCCAGCTCCGCGATCTCGGGCACGATCTCGACGGGGAAGGTCGCCGTCTCGAACCATTCCGCGATGCGGGGACGGATGCTGCGGCCCACGAACTCACGGACGGTGTCGCGCACGGCGCGCTCGGCCGCCGAGAACTCGTCGTCGAGATCCAGCAGGTCGCTGGCGGAGCGGAAGTGGGGATCGATGGTGCTGCCGGTCACGGGAACTCCTTCGTCGACGTGCACTGACGAGTGTGCATCACCGGGCGCCGATGTGGGTGGTCCCGGGTACTGTGCCCGGCATGGCGGAGCGGGTCGAGGCGTGGTGGGCGCGGCGTCAGTTCTCGCGCGGCGTCGAGGTGCCGTACGAGATCGGCACCTACCGCGAGGCGTGGGCGCCGTACCCGATGCTCATCCGGCAGTACCATCCCGACCTCAACGCCGGGATCACGCTGACCCAGATCCCACCCGCTGCCGACGTGCTGCTCCTGTGGCAGTGCGAGGCGGGGCACCTGTTCGCCGCGACGCCGAGCGAGCAGCGCTCACGACCCGGCGCCGAGCGCCGGCGGTCGGCCTGGTGCCCGGAGTGCGCGACTCTTGCGAAGCCTCAGCGGGTGCGTCCCGCAGGTCAGACGCGCACGAAACGCCCCCGGCCGACGCGGCCGCTGTGCGAGAAGACGCCCGCTCTTCCGGTCGGAGAGCCGTTCGTGAGCGAGTGCGCGCCCAAGCCGGCGTCGGCCGTCGAGGCGAGGCTGCGGGCAGACCTGTTCGCCCGGCTCGGCGTGACGCCCGGGTTCAACGCCGTGCGCGTCAGCCGCCCCTTCTTCAGCCATCTCGAGGTGTGGCCCGACCTCGTGCTCCCCGAGCTGCGGATCGCGGTCGAATACGACAGCACCGGCAAGTTCGGCCTCGAGCACGTCGGCGCCCGAGAGGATTCCGACCGCCGCAAGGACCGGCTGCTGCGCTCGGCGGGATGGGAGGTCGTGAGGATCCGCACCGGGAAGCTCGAGAAGCTCGGACCCCACGACCTGCAGCTCTCCGGCCTCGGCAAGAAGGGCGTCGAGCGGCTCATCGACGCCTTCCGCGACATCCGCGGACCGTTGTTCGTCGACGCCTACCTCCGCTAGATGGGAACGCGATGCGTCCCCTCCTGCCATAGGTATATGACAATGGATACTTCCCGCAACGCCGACCTCGCCCAGGCGTGACGTTTCCGCACCTGGCAGGAGGACCCCGTGAGTCAAGTGCTCACGCTGCAGTCGCGCGACGGCCAGGCCGTCGAAGAGACCTGGCGACAGTTCGTCCCGTCGGCCAAGCTGCATCAGGTCGACCCGCGCACCTTCGAGTTCGACTGGACGTCGATCGCGCTCGACGACTTCTCGCTCGTCCGCTACGAACTCGCCGCCTCCGTGCAGTCCGCGATCGAGCCGAGCGACGAGATCATGGCGTGCCGCGTCGCCGTGCGCGACGGCTGGGTGCGCACACCCACCCGCGAGCTGAACGCCCGCCAGCCGTGGCTGAGCATCGACGGCCCGACGACCGCCCGGTGGAACGGGCGGGCGCAGGTGCGCGCGTTCGTCTTCGCCCGGGATCACGCCGAGCGCTTCGCGAGGAAGGTGACGGGAGACGAC
This genomic interval from Microbacterium sp. 4R-513 contains the following:
- a CDS encoding tannase/feruloyl esterase family alpha/beta hydrolase, with amino-acid sequence MRKRKLAVAAAIAALLAGVWAGSPAQAKQPAAAFGQEQCAALTGLEISKKAIDLPTTGATVTQAQWVASPNGQCRVNGAIHPVDPAAPDIMFQVNLPDNWNGRALQMGGGGLNGTLVNGLGAYRNQPPGQPTPLQQGYVTLGSDGGHQGAGGSFALNDEALLNYGQQSIKKTHDVAVSLIDAAYKAKPSYFYFIGFSQGGHEALDAAARYSKDYDGVVAGTPTYNVTMMHAGHGSVYRDALYENGGAGWVNPAKQTLLVNSVYATCDPIDGATDGIISDTQGCLETFDVQTLRCAGGADLGDSCLSDAQIATLDTLASDNDLGFEIAGNSVAARFPVYNGGLLTLGRYNLGLTQVPHNPATSQDAWHYQVGDTNAKWFVTKDPTLNYLDFDIHAYEDRIQELGTIMDTTDVSFQQAFAKKVKVLMYTGMADDGVSPYNTIQLYDRVVADLGEKKVDSFLRFYTIPGMSHGFGPFVAGWDSLTALQNGVENGVAPGPQTIVDTNAATAGRTRPLCEYPTWPKFTGADSNSAASFTCVP
- a CDS encoding glycosyl hydrolase family 28-related protein; its protein translation is MTRPRILLAAAAAASVTVAMLTAASPALAAKPTPPAQPVVTRAALDPALVAGRGADVGFVEQEAENAVTNGTVIGPSREAYELEAEASGRKAVRLAPGQYVEFTLPAAANAITVRYSLPDASKGGGVTAPLEVRAGHKKHTLAMTSQYGYLYNQYPFTNDPDAGLLHPDWWITECGCVPQSDQPGFEPPHPFRPMKFFDEERLLLGKTYAAGETIRLTAPAGVAWTVIDLLDTELVGLPYVTLKAANVVLFGADPTGRKDSASAIEKAIAFAQARGLTVYVPPGIYRVDRHIVVDDVTIEGAGSWYTKIKGSEVALATPSPDGSLHTGVGFYGKDAAAGGSSNVHLSGFAIEGDVRERIDTDQVNGIGGAFSDSSFSGLHIQHTKVGIWLDGPMSNVTIEDNVIVDQIADGVNLHLGVTDSVVRNNFIRNTGDDGLAAWAEQKADLPTNARNTFDHNTVQTPTLANGIAIYGGTDTTVSNNLVADTIREGSALHAGSRFGAHAFAGSLTFSGNTTARAGTFELNWKIGLGSIWFYVLNKSIDADIQVVGDHYLDSTYNAIMLVSDWPVKDQYTLTGLQFRDIQVDGAGTSVVSARVKGGASFENVDVRNIGWWGVNNCGSFDDPTYSHTSFFSTDLGGNDGVDSNEWHPGTNWLAYYLPNPYTCDDRPPVVAPPAPSPWVQPVG
- a CDS encoding SRPBCC domain-containing protein, encoding MTANPVSVVDEDRFTVRRTIHVAAPVEKVWSAVTAPEHISQWFGQARFEGSGVGARGTLTFPDYGAVPLRIEALDPERSVTYRWGNDDALGTPPAELDDARSTVFTFTLEPADGGTQLTVVESGFENTSDPASNLRAHSVGWNDELDKLVALLEGGA
- a CDS encoding metalloregulator ArsR/SmtB family transcription factor, whose product is MTSETLVPMFAALGDETRWSILTALGEGDASASALAGRLPVTRQAIAKHLAVLEEVGLVESFRVGREVRYRVIGAALTATAQRLDAIGAEWDRRLAAIKRIAESL
- a CDS encoding zinc-ribbon domain-containing protein, producing the protein MAERVEAWWARRQFSRGVEVPYEIGTYREAWAPYPMLIRQYHPDLNAGITLTQIPPAADVLLLWQCEAGHLFAATPSEQRSRPGAERRRSAWCPECATLAKPQRVRPAGQTRTKRPRPTRPLCEKTPALPVGEPFVSECAPKPASAVEARLRADLFARLGVTPGFNAVRVSRPFFSHLEVWPDLVLPELRIAVEYDSTGKFGLEHVGAREDSDRRKDRLLRSAGWEVVRIRTGKLEKLGPHDLQLSGLGKKGVERLIDAFRDIRGPLFVDAYLR
- a CDS encoding acyl-CoA dehydrogenase family protein, whose protein sequence is MTGSTIDPHFRSASDLLDLDDEFSAAERAVRDTVREFVGRSIRPRIAEWFETATFPVEIVPEIAELGLLGMHLDGYGCAGRSAVEYGLAMQELEAGDSGIRTFVSVQGSLAMTAIRRHGSEEQRQEWLPRMARGEAIGCFGLTEPTAGSDPASMRTTARLEGGEWVLEGAKRWIGLASIADVAIIWARADEGVRGFVVPTSTPGFRATPIGQKLSMRASIQCDIELCDVRLPETAVLPGAIGLKGPFSCLNEARYGIAWGAVGAARDCFDETLAYALERQQFGRPLAGFQLTQQKLVDWALEIQKAQLLALHLGRRKDAGALEPHMISAAKLNNTRIAIEIAREARAVLGGNGITLDHSPLRHANNLESVRTYEGTDEVHTLVLGQHITGIPAFRG